A stretch of Anaeromyxobacter dehalogenans 2CP-1 DNA encodes these proteins:
- a CDS encoding ComEA family DNA-binding protein — MIPRWRALAVAAALLAAAPAFAAKKALAQGEKVDLNRAPVVELMRLPGVGQQRAQAIVAHRTRQPFRRVEDVLAVKGLGPAWLAKVRANVTVGSAAAPGAPAGAQRTASAGR; from the coding sequence GCGGTCGCGGCCGCGCTGCTCGCCGCGGCCCCGGCGTTCGCGGCGAAGAAGGCGCTCGCGCAGGGCGAGAAGGTCGACCTGAACCGCGCGCCGGTGGTGGAGCTGATGCGGCTGCCCGGCGTCGGCCAGCAGCGCGCGCAGGCCATCGTCGCGCACCGCACCCGGCAGCCGTTCCGCCGGGTGGAGGACGTGCTCGCGGTGAAGGGCCTCGGCCCCGCCTGGCTCGCGAAGGTGCGGGCCAACGTCACCGTGGGCAGCGCCGCCGCGCCCGGGGCGCCTGCCGGGGCGCAGCGGACCGCCTCCGCGGGGCGGTGA
- a CDS encoding TonB-dependent receptor, producing the protein MDSRPPLGRRARALALVFSAVAGVASGAAARADDPPTSADAGAPDPGAAPVELDELVIRVPGAEATRDPTGAVTVVEAGRYAGEAKAVAELVATAPGVAVSAYGGLGQLSTVSIRGSSASGVLVLLDGLPLNTAFGGGVDLSTLPRQWIERIEVLRGAEGAHYGAGALGGVVNVVTRGGEPGGWSAEASGGSFGTAAASAEAAAGGERWTLFGAAGAERSDGDFTYRRRPQSSLPGSPYQTFTRENNGSARAGGIAKLTARLGERRLDALLQLSGGRRELAGWPGTDTPDDWQRDARALLSVRLSGAGPAPGLTLGARLTGRADLLDTRIGSLSGGDPVHQRGGAAGTEAEAVLLHPHGALRAALAAEGEALRADGLGDTRTRAQLSATLSEDARLAAGRVRLSPAVRAERVGPFDGVSAKLGGSVRVVGPLSARASAGRTFRAPGFAELYLQLGGALPNASLRPETGLSADAALVAEGARGMASVGGHATRYEDLIVYQASALGRMKPFNTGRAQVAGLEVEAATTPAPRLLGLSLGAAYTYLRTETLRGEAAEVGQDLPFRPRHRLFARAAIAPGPAEAHLEAHHVGAQWRDARNADRVPEALLWNAGASVRLARRAGLRLGLEARNLLDDRTLTDPIGNPLPGRMVMITLRAGSTPGDLTP; encoded by the coding sequence TTGGACTCGAGGCCTCCCCTCGGGCGGCGCGCACGCGCGCTCGCCCTCGTCTTCTCCGCCGTCGCCGGCGTCGCCTCGGGCGCCGCTGCGCGCGCCGACGATCCGCCCACCAGCGCCGACGCCGGCGCGCCGGATCCCGGCGCCGCGCCGGTGGAGCTCGACGAGCTCGTCATCCGCGTCCCCGGGGCCGAGGCGACCCGCGATCCCACCGGCGCGGTCACCGTGGTCGAGGCCGGCCGCTACGCGGGCGAGGCCAAGGCGGTCGCCGAGCTGGTCGCCACCGCCCCCGGCGTGGCGGTCAGCGCGTACGGCGGCCTCGGCCAGCTCTCCACCGTGTCCATCCGCGGCTCGAGCGCGAGCGGCGTGCTCGTGCTGCTCGACGGGCTGCCGCTCAACACCGCGTTCGGCGGCGGCGTGGATCTGTCGACGCTTCCGCGCCAGTGGATCGAGCGCATCGAGGTGCTGCGCGGCGCCGAGGGCGCGCACTACGGCGCGGGCGCGCTGGGCGGGGTGGTGAACGTGGTCACGCGCGGCGGCGAGCCGGGGGGCTGGTCGGCCGAGGCGAGCGGGGGATCCTTCGGCACCGCCGCGGCGTCGGCCGAGGCGGCGGCGGGCGGGGAGCGCTGGACGCTGTTCGGCGCGGCGGGGGCGGAGCGGAGCGACGGGGACTTCACCTACCGGAGGCGCCCTCAGAGCTCGCTGCCCGGCAGCCCGTACCAGACGTTCACGCGCGAGAACAACGGCAGCGCCCGCGCCGGCGGGATCGCGAAGCTCACCGCGCGGCTGGGCGAGCGCCGCCTGGACGCGCTGCTGCAGCTCTCCGGCGGCCGCCGCGAGCTGGCCGGATGGCCCGGCACCGACACCCCCGACGACTGGCAGCGCGACGCCCGCGCGCTCCTGTCGGTCCGGCTCTCCGGCGCCGGCCCCGCGCCCGGACTCACGCTGGGGGCGCGGCTCACCGGGCGCGCCGACCTGCTCGACACGCGCATCGGCAGCCTGTCCGGCGGCGACCCGGTGCACCAGCGCGGCGGCGCGGCGGGCACCGAGGCCGAGGCGGTGCTCCTCCACCCGCACGGCGCGCTCCGGGCCGCGCTGGCCGCGGAGGGCGAGGCGCTCCGCGCCGACGGGCTGGGCGACACGCGGACCCGCGCGCAGCTCTCCGCCACGCTCTCCGAGGACGCGCGCCTCGCCGCCGGCCGGGTGCGCCTCTCGCCGGCGGTCCGCGCCGAGCGGGTGGGCCCGTTCGACGGCGTCTCCGCGAAGCTGGGCGGGAGCGTTCGGGTGGTCGGCCCGCTCTCGGCGCGCGCCAGCGCCGGCCGGACCTTCCGCGCCCCCGGCTTCGCCGAGCTCTACCTGCAGCTGGGGGGCGCGCTGCCCAATGCGTCGCTCCGCCCCGAGACCGGCCTCTCCGCCGACGCCGCGCTCGTGGCGGAGGGCGCGCGCGGCATGGCGAGCGTGGGCGGCCACGCGACGCGCTACGAGGACCTCATCGTCTACCAGGCGAGCGCCCTCGGTCGGATGAAGCCCTTCAACACCGGCCGCGCCCAGGTCGCCGGCCTGGAGGTCGAGGCCGCCACCACGCCGGCGCCGCGCCTGCTCGGCCTGTCGCTCGGCGCCGCGTACACCTACCTGCGCACCGAGACGCTGCGCGGCGAGGCGGCCGAGGTGGGCCAGGACCTGCCCTTCCGCCCCCGCCACCGGCTGTTCGCGCGCGCCGCGATCGCGCCCGGGCCGGCCGAGGCCCACCTCGAGGCCCACCACGTGGGCGCGCAGTGGCGGGACGCGCGCAACGCGGACCGCGTCCCCGAGGCGCTGCTCTGGAACGCGGGCGCCTCGGTGCGCCTCGCCCGCCGGGCCGGGCTGCGGCTCGGGCTCGAGGCGCGCAACCTGCTCGACGACCGCACGCTGACGGACCCCATCGGAAACCCGCTTCCCGGGCGCATGGTGATGATCACCCTGCGCGCCGGCTCGACCCCAGGAGACCTCACGCCATGA